AAGCCCTCGAGCAGCTTGGCGACCTCTTCCTTGTGGTGGGTCTCGTCCACGATCATGTCGTGCAGCTGCGCCACCAGGGCCAGCTCCCCGGCCTCCTCAGCCTGGGCCATGCGGCGGGTGTAGCGCTCGATCGTCTCGGTCTCGGCGGCGAGCACCGCCTCCAGCATCGCGCGCGGGGTCGTGGCCTTGGCCACCGGGGCCGGCTCGGCCGTGGGCACCCCGCCAAGGGCCGAGATCTTGTCGGCCAGCACCTGGGCGTGCTTCAACTCGTCGGCCGCCTCCGCGAGGAAGAAGTCGCGCAGCGCGGGGCGGAAGGGGCCCGCCACCTCGGCGGCGTAGACCGTGTAGGCGATCACGGCTTGGTACTCGTGGGCCAGGTCCTGGTTGAGTCCGTCGATAAGTTCTTGCTTCGTGGTCATCCTCATCACCTCGAATATAATCATAACGGTTATGCATATGTTTTGCAACCCCCCGGTCCCGCCGCCCGGGGGCCGCCCGCCCCGCTCGTCAAGAGGGGTCCGCGGCCTCCGGATCGCGCTCCGCCGCGCTGCGGCTCCGCAGGTGCTCGACCAGCCGTTCGAGGTTGGGGAAGTAGCGCACGCCTTCCGCGGCGTCCCGGACCTCGATGCGCACGCCCTCCTCGTCGCGCCACAACCTGAGCACGAAGACCTGCACGCGCCGTTCCATAGCGCCTCCCGAAACCAGGCTGGCACGGCGGGCGTTACAGCAGCGTTTCAGGTCGGAGCGGGGGCTCGAGCCGCAGGCGCCACAGATCGCCGCGCTCGAGGCGGAACCCCCGCCGCTCGGCCTCGGCGGTCAGCGCGCGCACCCGCGCCTCGTCGCCGAGCGCGCGGTAGAGGCCCACGGCGGTGTCGAGGGCCATGAAGACGATGGTGCGGAAGTCCGCCTTGCGCGCCAGCTCCAGCGCCCGTTCGGCGGCCGCGGCGGCCGCTTCGGCGTCGCCCCGCCACCAGGCGACCAGGGCGCGGGTGCGTTGCACCGTGGCCAGCCCGGCGAGGTCGTCCGCGGCCGCGAAATGGGCCTCGGCCTTGGCGCACCAGCCCTCCGCCTCCTCGAGCCCGCCCCCCTTGATGCAGCACAGGGCCAGGGTGGTGAACGGCCAGCCCCACATGTACCAGTCCTCGTCGGTAAGCTCGAGGGCGCGGCGGCAAAGGCGGGCCACCTCGGGATGGGTGTCGGGATCGCGGAAGAGGAGGGCCTGGGCCAGCGCGTAGGTCGCCATCGCCTCCTGGTCCGGCGTCAGGCCGCCCTCCGCGAGCAGCTGCCGGCCCAGCCGCACCGCCCGGTCGAGGTCGAGCCGGCGGAAGTTGAGGTCCACCCGTCCGACCTGCACGTTCTTGAGGGTGTAGGCGTCGCCCAGCTCGCGCGCCGCCGCCTCCGTCAGGTCGAGTTCGCGCTCCAGCCGCGGCCAGTCGCCGGTGGCCACGCCGATGCGGTAGCGGGTGATCAGCGTCTGGGCGATCAGGCGGGCGCGCGCCTCCCCCTGCGACAACTCGAAGGCGCGGTGGAACTGCTCGAAGGCCTCCAGGTAGGCGAAACCGCGGATCGCCCCCGCGGCCGCCTTGAGGCGCAGCGGCACCGCGCGCTCGGGCATCCCCGCCCGCTCGTAGTGGGCCGCCACCAGGCCGGGGGCGGCCCGGTCCTTGATCTGCTCGGCCACCTGAGCGTGCAGCGCCCGGACCGTCTCGGGGTCGAGGTCGCGCAGGGTGGCCTCGCGCACCAGGTCGTGGGCGAGCCGGCCCCGGCGGAACAGCCCCTGGTATTCGAGGACGTCGGCCGCCTCGGCCACTTCCAGCGGCGCCAGCCCCATCACCGCGCCCGCGAGCTGCGGCGAGTAGGCCTCCCCCGCCACCGCCGCCAGCCGCAGGAGGCTGCGCGCACGCGCCGGAACGGCGCCGATGCGCTGCCGCAGCAACGCGTGCAGGCGGTCGCTCAGTGCGGGGCTGGCCCCCTCGGGGGGCTCCCCCCGGGCCCGCCACGACTCCGAGAGCTGCACGATGAAGAAGGGGTTGCCGCCGGTGAAGCGGTGCAGCGCACGCACCCAGGCGTCCTCGGGCTTCGCGCCGTCGCCGAACATGCGGGCGACCGCGTCCGGCGGCAGGGGCTCGAGCTCAACGAGCTCCGCCCCCTGCCGCTCCACCAGCGACTGGATCCAGGTCTGCGCCCGGGGGCTCAGGGTGCCGCTGCGGTAGGCCACGGCCAGGGGGCGCGTGAGCCCCAGCGAGCGCAGCTGCATCAGCAGCTCCAGGCTGCCCTCGTCGAAGAACTGCAGGTCGTCGACCCCCCAGAACCAGTCCGCGTCGTCGAATGGGGCGAGCAGCTCGCCGATCGCGGCCAGGAAGCGCTGCGGCGAGGGGGCGGAAGGCGGCTCGCCCAGTTCGGGCAGCACCCGCGCCAGCTCCCGCCGCGCCCAGTCCGGCAGCGGCTCGCGCTGCTCCAGCACCACGCGCAGGCCGCGCGCGACCGTGGCCAGCGGGACCGCGTGGTCCTCGGGCCGGCCCCGCAGGAGCAGCGGCCGCCGCCCCAGGGCGCGGGCGAACTCGTGCAGGAGGCGGGTCTTGCCGATCCCCGGCTCGCCCAGCAGGATCACGTGCCGCCCCTCGCGCCACGCCCGTTCCATGCGCTCGAGCTCGTGCTCGCGGCCGGCCAGCGGAGTGCGCTTCCAGCGGCGCACCTGGGCCTTGCCGGTGCGCAGCTCCTCGGCGAGGCGGCGCGTCGCCTGCACCGGGGGCAGCTGCAGCTCCCGGTCCAGAAAGTCGGCGTACCCCTCGTAGAACTCCAGCGCCTTGCGCACCTCCCCCAGCTGGGCGTAGAGGCGCATGATCGCCCGGCAGGAAGCCTCGCGCAGGGGGTCGCGCTCGAGCACCCTGCGCTGCAGGGCCAGTGCCGCGCGCGGGTCGCGGCCCGCCAGCCGCTCGGCCTGCGCCACCAGGGCGTCGACGTAGCGTTCCTCAAAGCGCTCGCGCACGATCAGCAGCCAGTCTTCGAACGCCGGCGGCACCCCGGCGGCCGCCCCCTCGAGCAGGCGGCCGCGGTAGAGGTCGAGCGCCCGGGCGAAGTCGGCGCGCTCGAGGGCCTCTTCGAAGGCGCGAACGTCGGCGTCGACCCCCAGCTCGAGCAGCGAGCCGCGGCGCACGACCAGCCCCGGGAACCGCTGCTCGAGCCGGTGCAGCTCCACGCGCAGGTTGCGCATGGCGTGCTCGGTTCCCCACAACATCTCGGCCAGTAGGGTTCGCTCGCTGGGGCCCTCGACCGCCAGGTAGGCCAGAATCGCGGCGCGCCGGCGCCCCGCCAGGGGCAGCCAGCCGCCGCCCACACGCACCTCCGGCGGCCCCAGCAAGCGCACTTCGCCCGGTTGGCTCACCTTGCCTGATTCTACGGACGCGGCCCCGCCCGGGTCAAACGTCCCTTCCTCCAGCTCTAGCGCAGGGAGACGCCCAGGCGGAACCCCAGGTAGGGCCGGGTCGAGAGCGGCGCGAACCAGAAGCGCTGGCCCAGCTGCATCTCCGCGAACAGCCCCACGCTCTTCATCGCGGTGAAGTAGGCCTCGAGCCCCAGCATCGCGTGCCCGTTCACCTCGGGGTCGGCCCTCAGGAGGCTGCCGGTCGCGCCCGCCCCCGCGTAGTAGGCGAGGTCGACCGCCTCGCCGCCGTCGGAGTAGAGCGTACCCGCGGCCAGCACCAGATCCAGCGAGACGGCCACCGAATAGCGTGTGGGGTCGGCCCGTTCGGGTGCGAGGCCGACGCTCATGCGCCAGCCCTCGGGGGTCACGAACTGGATGCCGAAGACCTCGGGCCAGCCGCCGTACAGCCCCGCGCCGCCGATGGCCCAGGCTCCGCCGGCAATGGCCAGGAACAGCGTCCAAACGATGCGTCGCATACGGCCTCTTTTCCAAACCAGTGTAAAACGTCCGCTCCGCCTTCCTGGTGAGATACCCCGTGAAGGTACCCATCCGTCTGTGGCGGCGGTGCCCGTTCGCCCCGTCGCCATCGGCGCTGCGGCTTGTGACGGTCTTGTGACCCTGCGCCGCCTAGCGTAACGGACGAGGGGGTGAGAACGATGCGGAGGTGGCTGGTCTGGCTGGCCCTGGCGATCGTGCTCGCCGCCTGCGGCGGGCCGGCGACGACCAAGGGGTGCCCGCAACCCGCCGAGTTCGACCATCCAAGCTGCGTCTTCGACGATCCCGGCACCGTCTTCGGACCCTGAACCCGCAAGGAGGAAAAGGGGAGGTGAAGCATGAAACAGGTGAAGTACGTGTTTCTTGGGGCCTTCGTCGTGCTCCTCGGCCTCTGGGCCGTGGCGGTGACGGTTCCCCACACCTTCCACGAGGGGGACGTGGTCAGCTCGAGCAAGGTCAACGTGAACTTCCAGACCCTGGCCGAGGCGGTGACCGCGCTCGAGGCCAAGCTCTCGGAGGTGCAGGCCGCGCAGAAGGCGCTGCCCTCGAGCGCCGGCGTGCTCGCCTACGCCTACGTCGACAACAACGCCCCGGCGGACAACCTCTACTACGCCTTCAACTCCACGGGCGGCGCCGTGAGCGTCACCTACGAGGCGACCGGGAAGTACACGGTCACCTTCGAGAACCTCGACCTGAGCCAAAGCGGGCTGATGCTCGCCGTCGTCGACTCGACGAAGCCCCAGATCTGCACCAACACCCCCATTTCGAGCGGCGCCGACACCGTTACGATCAACTGCTTCAACTACGACGGCACCGCGGTGGCCACCGCCTTCTACATCACCGTCGTGCGCTGAGCTTCCGCCGCGCGCGGCCCCCGCGGGCCGGGTCCGCGGGGGCCGGCGCTCACACCATCCGCGTGCGCCAGTACCCCCAGGCCAGCGTGGCCGCGCGCACCGCGTTGATCAGGATCATCCCCCACCACACGCCCGCGAGCCCCCACCCCAAGGGCACGACGAGCAGCATCTCCACCGCGCCCGCGCCCGCGGCCAGCAGCATCGCCGCGGCGAGGAAGCGAAAGCGCTCGGCGGCCATGAAGATGCCGTCCCAGACGAAGACCAGGGCGTTGAGGGGCTGGGGCGCCCAGAGCAGCACCCAGATCGCCCCCACCGCGGACAGCACCTCGGCGTCGTCGGTGAAGATGCGCGGGATCCAGGGGCGGCCCAGCGCCAGCAGCGCCGCGATCAGCACGCCCACCGCCAGCCCCCAGGCGAGCAGGCGGTCGGCCACGGCGCGCACCCGCGCCGGGTCCTCGCCGCGAAAGCGCGCCACCAGCGCTTGGGCGGCGATGGCCAGTGCGTCCACCGACATGGCGAGGAAGAGCCAGATCTGCCAGGCCACCTGGTGCGCCGCCACGGCCACCGTGCCCACGCGCGCGGCCACCGCCGCCGCCAGGGTGATCGCCCCCACCAGGCTGAGGGTGCGCACCAGCATCTCGCCGCCCACCTTCAGGAAGGGCAGTAGCGGAGCCGGGCCCGGCCAGGGCCGCACCGCCCCCAGGCGGCGCAGGTTCAGGTAAAACCAGACCGCGCCGGCGCTCTGGGCCAGCACGCTGGCCAGCGCCGCGCCCATGAGGCCCATCCCCAGCGGAAAGATGAAGAGGTAGTCGAGGACCACGTTGGCGGCGTTGACCCAGAAGGTGACCCAGAAGGGGGTGCGGGTGTCCTGGAGGCCGCGGTAGATGCCGTGGGCGGCCATCAGCCACAGGATCGCGAGCCCCGCGAGCGCCCTGAGCCGCAGGTAGCCGAGCGCCAGCGGCTCGACCGCGCCCTCCGCCCCCATCAGCTGCACCAGCCAGGGGGCCAGCAGCTCGAGCACCGCCGTGGCCGCGAGCCCCAGCACCAGCGCCAGCCACAACGCGTGCCCCGCCTGCTCCATCGCCGCCTCGCGCCCGGCCGCGCCCAGCGAGCGCGCCACCCGCGGGGTGGTGGCGTAGGAGAGGAAGTTGAAGACGACGAAGAAGAGCGCCAGCAGCGCGGTGGTAATGCCCAGCGCCGCCAGCGGCTCGGCCCCCAGCCGCCCCACGAAGGCGGTGTCCGTCATGCTCACCAGCGGTTCGACCGCCAGCGCCCCCAGCGCCGGCAGCGCCAGCCGGACGATCTCGCGGTCGAGCTGCCCCAGCCGCATCAAGCCGGCTCCTCCCCCAGGTCGCGGATATCCGGGTGTTCCCGCAGCACCTGTTCGACGAGGGCGGCGAGCCGCTCGAAGCTGGCGCGCCAGACCGCGCCGGCCAGCAGCCCGCGCAGCCCCCGGCGGGTCTTGAGGAATACGACGAAGCCTTCCGGTTCGCCGGTCACGACGCCGCAACCCATCCAGAAACGGCGGCCCTCGAAGGCGAGCTCCAGCCGCCAACCCCAGTCCTCCGCAGCCGGCGCGCCCGGCGCCACCCCGCGCGCGGCGAGCGCCCCGGCCAGGTAGCCGCACAGCGCCCGGCCGCCCAGCCCCGGGTTGACCGCCTCCGCCTCGCCGGGCTCCAGGGGGAAGGCGCTCGAAGAAAACGCCCAGACGCGCTCCACTCAAACCCCCTCCCCGCCCACCAGCGACGCCGCCCGCACCCAGAACCCGGGATAGCGCCGCGCCAGCGCGTCCGCGTACCGCCCGGCCATTTCCCGGCTTTCCACCGGGGCGAAGAGGGTGCTTCCGCTGCCGCTCATCAGCACGCCTCCGAGCCCGTGTTCCTCGAGCAGCCGCTTCAGGTCGGCGAGCGGCGGGTAGGCGAAGAAGACCGCCCGCTCCAGGTCGTTGCGCCAGGGCGGCGGCGTCCCCCGGCACAGGGCCCCAAGGATGCCGGAGACGTCCAGCTCGGGGCCGAAATCGCCCGGCTCGAGCGCCGCGTAGGCCGCGGCCGTGGGCACCTCGAAGGGCGGCTTGACCAGCACGAAGTGGGCCTCCACGGGCTCCAGGAAGCGCAACTCCTCGCCCACCCCCCGCGCCTCGGCCAGCCCGCCGCGCAGCAGGAAGGGCACGTCGGCCCCCAGCCCGCGCGCCAGCGCGGCCAGGTCCACCCCGGCCGGATACACCTTCCCGAGCCCCCGCAGCACCGCCGCGGCGTCGGCCGAGCCGCCGCCGAGCCCCGCGCCCGCGGGCACGCGCTTCGCCAGCTCGATCTCCACGCCGCCCGGCACGCCCGCGGCCTCCAGGTAGGCCGCGGCCGCCCGCCAGGCCATGTTCTCCGGCCCCTCGGGCACGGCCACCTCGCCGGCCACCCGCAGGCGCACGCCCTCCGCCCGGGGCGCGAGGCGCACCTCGTCGCAGACGTCCACCGTGGCGAACAGCGTGTGCAGCTCGTGGTAGCCGTCTGCGCGGCGGCCGCGCACCGCGAGGCCCAGGTTCAGCTTGGCGCAAGCGTGCTCGACGACCCCCTCCACGCCCTCCAGTATGGCACCTCCGCCCTCCGGCTCTGCTTTAATGGGGCCATGCCCGCCCGTTTCCAGCCGCTGGCCTACACCCCGCCCGAACCGGACGAGATGCTGCGCCGCGCCCGCGCCTTCTACGAGCAGATGCGCACCCGGCGCAGCGTGCGCGACTTTTCGGACCGGCCCGTACCGCGCGAGGTCATCGAGCTGGCGCTGCGCACCGCCGCCAGCGCCCCCAGCGGCGCCAACCAGCAGCCCTGGTTCTTTACGGCCGTCTCCGACCCCCAGACCAAGCGCCGCATCCGCCTCGCCGCCGAGGCAGAAGAGCGCCGGTTTTACCGGGAACGCGCCCCAAAGGCGTGGCTCGAAGCCCTCGACCACCTGGGCACCGGCCCCGAGAAGCCCTTCCTGGAAACCGCCCCCTGGCTGATCGCCGTCTTCGCCCAGAGCTACGGCCTGGACGAAAAAGGCAACAAGGTCAAGCACTACTACGTTCAGGAATCGGTCGGCCTCGCCGCCGGCCTGCTCGTCGCCGCGCTGCACACCGCCGGCCTGGCCACGCTCACCCACACCCCCAGCCCCATGAACTTCCTGCGCGAGATCCTGGACCGGCCCGAAAACGAACGCCCGGTCATGCTCGTCGTCACCGGCTACCCCGCGGACGGGGCCCGGGTGCCCGTCCTCAGCAGGAAGGCCTTCGATGAAACCGCCCGCTTCGTCTGAACCCCACCTCCCCCAGCGGCTCGACCTCGGCATTGGCAGCGTGGACGGTCACCGCGTCTACTGGGACGGCGACGCGCTCATATGGCAGCGCACCAGCGGCGCCGGCGACGTGCTGGAAGAGGCCCGGCTCCGGCCCAGCGAAGAAGCCTGGCGCACCTTCTGGCGCGCGCTCGACGAGCTGGGCGTCTGGAGCTGGGAGCCCTACTACGAACCCGAATACCCCACCTGCGGCGGCACCCAGTGGGCCGTCTGGATCGAGCACGGCGGCCGCACCCTCAAGGCCTCCGGCCGCGACGCCTGGCCGCCCGGCTTCGAGCGCTACCGGGCCGCGGTCCGAAACCTGATCGAAGAGCGCCGCTTCGGTTGACCGAAACGGCCGTGCTGCCCGACAGAACGCTGCCACACCAGCCTCGGTCCCCTTCTTCGTACCCCAACCAGGACTTGGGAAGCAGGAAGTGAAAGTTCGAGTTTCATGTTTTGGTACGTTACCTTGGGCTCGATAACCGGCCCTGCAAAACAAAACCCACATCCCACTTCCTGCCCCTACCTTTTTCGTTTCCCCGGGCGAGTGAGCTATGTTGCGAACGAGACCCGGGAGCCTGCCCTGAACTTGATTCAGGGTCCATGCTGGGTGCTGATCCGGGACTTGGTTGCGGACAGCAAACGCGTTGCAGATTATGCAACAAGAGCGGAACGTTTAGGCTTTGCGTCACCAACAACCCCCTCCTCGGCCCTCCTCACGGGGGAAAAAACGGCCACTTCAAGCAATGCGGCAAGCGAAACGGTTCGGCCCAGAACGACACCGAAACCTCCCCCTCGGGGGAGGTGGCCGAAGGCCGGTGGGGGGTTGTTTTTTGAGGATAAAGTGTGTCGGGGGTAGGATGTGGGTTGGCCACGATTCGAATGATGGGCGATGGCTTCGTTAGCGCCAACAACCCCCACCCCAACCCTCCCCAAGGGGAGGGAGATTCGTTTTCTCGGCGACAAAATCGTGGAGTTTTGGGTACGGCATGGGCCCCCGGATCAGGTCCGGGGCAAGCCCGGCTCGCGCGGGTCAAGGTGACCCGCGTGGCCGGGGACACGTTACCTGGATGTGGGATGTAGGGGGTGGGATGTAGGGGGTGGGAGGTGGGAAGACCGGTTGTGTGCTTTGACCGACAGCACTCAAGCTCGCCCGCGTGCTTTTGAAAAACAAAACCCGCCTCCCACACCCCA
This genomic stretch from Oceanithermus profundus DSM 14977 harbors:
- a CDS encoding ferritin-like domain-containing protein; amino-acid sequence: MTTKQELIDGLNQDLAHEYQAVIAYTVYAAEVAGPFRPALRDFFLAEAADELKHAQVLADKISALGGVPTAEPAPVAKATTPRAMLEAVLAAETETIERYTRRMAQAEEAGELALVAQLHDMIVDETHHKEEVAKLLEGFPE
- a CDS encoding MATE family efflux transporter, which codes for MRLGQLDREIVRLALPALGALAVEPLVSMTDTAFVGRLGAEPLAALGITTALLALFFVVFNFLSYATTPRVARSLGAAGREAAMEQAGHALWLALVLGLAATAVLELLAPWLVQLMGAEGAVEPLALGYLRLRALAGLAILWLMAAHGIYRGLQDTRTPFWVTFWVNAANVVLDYLFIFPLGMGLMGAALASVLAQSAGAVWFYLNLRRLGAVRPWPGPAPLLPFLKVGGEMLVRTLSLVGAITLAAAVAARVGTVAVAAHQVAWQIWLFLAMSVDALAIAAQALVARFRGEDPARVRAVADRLLAWGLAVGVLIAALLALGRPWIPRIFTDDAEVLSAVGAIWVLLWAPQPLNALVFVWDGIFMAAERFRFLAAAMLLAAGAGAVEMLLVVPLGWGLAGVWWGMILINAVRAATLAWGYWRTRMV
- a CDS encoding AAA family ATPase; the protein is MSQPGEVRLLGPPEVRVGGGWLPLAGRRRAAILAYLAVEGPSERTLLAEMLWGTEHAMRNLRVELHRLEQRFPGLVVRRGSLLELGVDADVRAFEEALERADFARALDLYRGRLLEGAAAGVPPAFEDWLLIVRERFEERYVDALVAQAERLAGRDPRAALALQRRVLERDPLREASCRAIMRLYAQLGEVRKALEFYEGYADFLDRELQLPPVQATRRLAEELRTGKAQVRRWKRTPLAGREHELERMERAWREGRHVILLGEPGIGKTRLLHEFARALGRRPLLLRGRPEDHAVPLATVARGLRVVLEQREPLPDWARRELARVLPELGEPPSAPSPQRFLAAIGELLAPFDDADWFWGVDDLQFFDEGSLELLMQLRSLGLTRPLAVAYRSGTLSPRAQTWIQSLVERQGAELVELEPLPPDAVARMFGDGAKPEDAWVRALHRFTGGNPFFIVQLSESWRARGEPPEGASPALSDRLHALLRQRIGAVPARARSLLRLAAVAGEAYSPQLAGAVMGLAPLEVAEAADVLEYQGLFRRGRLAHDLVREATLRDLDPETVRALHAQVAEQIKDRAAPGLVAAHYERAGMPERAVPLRLKAAAGAIRGFAYLEAFEQFHRAFELSQGEARARLIAQTLITRYRIGVATGDWPRLERELDLTEAAARELGDAYTLKNVQVGRVDLNFRRLDLDRAVRLGRQLLAEGGLTPDQEAMATYALAQALLFRDPDTHPEVARLCRRALELTDEDWYMWGWPFTTLALCCIKGGGLEEAEGWCAKAEAHFAAADDLAGLATVQRTRALVAWWRGDAEAAAAAAERALELARKADFRTIVFMALDTAVGLYRALGDEARVRALTAEAERRGFRLERGDLWRLRLEPPLRPETLL
- the ispE gene encoding 4-(cytidine 5'-diphospho)-2-C-methyl-D-erythritol kinase, which produces MEGVVEHACAKLNLGLAVRGRRADGYHELHTLFATVDVCDEVRLAPRAEGVRLRVAGEVAVPEGPENMAWRAAAAYLEAAGVPGGVEIELAKRVPAGAGLGGGSADAAAVLRGLGKVYPAGVDLAALARGLGADVPFLLRGGLAEARGVGEELRFLEPVEAHFVLVKPPFEVPTAAAYAALEPGDFGPELDVSGILGALCRGTPPPWRNDLERAVFFAYPPLADLKRLLEEHGLGGVLMSGSGSTLFAPVESREMAGRYADALARRYPGFWVRAASLVGGEGV
- a CDS encoding nitroreductase family protein, with product MPARFQPLAYTPPEPDEMLRRARAFYEQMRTRRSVRDFSDRPVPREVIELALRTAASAPSGANQQPWFFTAVSDPQTKRRIRLAAEAEERRFYRERAPKAWLEALDHLGTGPEKPFLETAPWLIAVFAQSYGLDEKGNKVKHYYVQESVGLAAGLLVAALHTAGLATLTHTPSPMNFLREILDRPENERPVMLVVTGYPADGARVPVLSRKAFDETARFV